A stretch of Saccharothrix texasensis DNA encodes these proteins:
- a CDS encoding YciI family protein, with protein MYVVLLEYTAPLDEVDYALPDHVEWLRKQYEAGYFLASGRQVPRVGGVIIARPMARGKLDALLATDPFAVGKLAKYQVVEFQATRTAPELAGINEAVVG; from the coding sequence ATGTACGTCGTGCTGCTGGAGTACACCGCACCGCTGGACGAGGTCGACTACGCCCTCCCGGACCACGTGGAGTGGCTGAGGAAGCAGTACGAGGCCGGGTACTTCCTGGCCTCGGGCCGGCAGGTGCCCCGCGTGGGCGGCGTGATCATCGCGCGGCCGATGGCGCGCGGGAAGCTGGACGCGCTGCTGGCCACCGACCCGTTCGCGGTCGGCAAGCTGGCGAAGTACCAGGTGGTGGAGTTCCAGGCCACCCGGACCGCGCCCGAGCTGGCCGGGATCAACGAGGCGGTGGTGGGCTAG
- the trpS gene encoding tryptophan--tRNA ligase: MIRLSAITPSGPVQLGNYLGAIRRWAAEGTEEDVYFISDLHAMTTSHNPSRLRSLTREQLAVLIAAGVDPRSVAVQSDLVRELGALTWVLECTCTYGEAARMIQFKEKSAGRSSVRLSLLTYPVLMAADILLQGAHEVPVGDDQRQHVELARVLARRFNGTYGEVFTMPRSVVPPTAARVRDLADPTRKMAKTAKDAAGTVFVLDPPDLVRRKIRRAVTDDRGEVRYAPEEQPGVANLLEILAACTRKDPAELAGSVKDYSELKEAAADAVIEELRPVREVTQGLLDDPAELDRARAYGAERSRERCRHRLDAALRMSGLG; the protein is encoded by the coding sequence ATGATCAGGCTGTCCGCGATCACCCCGTCCGGCCCCGTCCAGCTCGGCAACTACCTCGGCGCGATCCGGCGGTGGGCCGCCGAGGGCACCGAGGAGGACGTCTACTTCATCAGCGACCTGCACGCGATGACGACGTCGCACAACCCGTCACGACTGCGATCGCTGACCCGGGAGCAGCTGGCGGTGCTCATCGCCGCCGGTGTCGACCCGAGGTCGGTGGCGGTGCAGTCCGACCTGGTCCGCGAGCTCGGCGCGCTGACGTGGGTGCTGGAGTGCACCTGCACCTACGGCGAAGCGGCCCGGATGATCCAGTTCAAGGAGAAGTCGGCGGGCCGGTCGTCGGTCCGGTTGAGCCTGCTCACGTACCCGGTGCTGATGGCGGCCGACATCCTGCTGCAGGGCGCGCACGAGGTGCCCGTCGGCGACGACCAGCGGCAGCACGTGGAGCTGGCGCGGGTGCTGGCGCGGCGGTTCAACGGCACTTACGGCGAGGTGTTCACCATGCCCCGGTCCGTGGTGCCGCCGACCGCGGCGCGGGTCCGCGACCTGGCCGATCCGACGCGGAAGATGGCCAAGACGGCGAAGGACGCGGCGGGCACCGTGTTCGTGCTCGACCCGCCGGACCTGGTGCGGCGCAAGATCCGGCGTGCGGTGACCGACGACCGGGGTGAGGTGCGTTACGCGCCGGAGGAGCAGCCGGGCGTGGCCAACCTGCTGGAGATCCTGGCGGCGTGCACCCGGAAGGACCCGGCGGAGCTGGCGGGTTCGGTGAAGGACTACTCGGAGTTGAAGGAAGCCGCGGCGGACGCGGTGATCGAGGAGCTGCGTCCCGTGCGCGAGGTGACGCAGGGGCTGCTCGACGACCCGGCCGAGCTGGACCGGGCGCGGGCGTACGGCGCGGAACGCTCGCGTGAGCGGTGCCGCCACCGCCTCGACGCCGCCCTACGCATGTCCGGCCTGGGCTGA
- a CDS encoding NUDIX domain-containing protein: MPELRTTTLVDAPLRTVAAALLDARLLARAVRGLGVRITGGAPVLHVGASLAGSVGPVNGTLVVTRADTTGVSAELVGGPLPKFTLVTDLLHTGGGTMVVDSVEWSSPGGPFGRLADVLVGRGLALKVLQARAAAVAARSTELLRARVVVGAAIVHDGRLLAQQRSYPPEAAGKWELPGGRVEPDETDHAAVVRECAEELGVTVTPGDRIGPDVPLRPDLLLRAYAATLTSGTPTPTDHQAIRWLTSATLDSVDWLPADRVLLPALRPLLP, encoded by the coding sequence GTGCCCGAGCTGAGAACCACCACCCTCGTCGACGCGCCGTTGCGGACCGTCGCCGCCGCGCTGCTCGACGCGCGACTGCTGGCCCGTGCCGTGCGGGGGTTGGGCGTGCGGATCACCGGCGGGGCGCCCGTGCTGCACGTGGGTGCCTCGCTGGCCGGGTCCGTGGGGCCGGTGAACGGCACGCTGGTCGTGACGCGGGCCGACACCACCGGCGTGTCGGCGGAGCTGGTCGGCGGGCCGTTGCCGAAGTTCACGCTGGTCACGGACCTGCTGCACACCGGCGGCGGCACGATGGTGGTCGACTCGGTCGAGTGGTCGAGCCCCGGCGGGCCGTTCGGCCGGCTGGCGGACGTCCTCGTGGGCCGCGGCCTGGCCCTGAAAGTGCTGCAAGCGCGTGCCGCCGCGGTGGCCGCGCGCAGCACCGAGCTGTTGAGGGCGCGCGTGGTGGTGGGTGCCGCGATCGTCCACGACGGCCGCCTCCTGGCCCAGCAGCGCAGCTACCCGCCCGAGGCGGCCGGCAAGTGGGAGCTCCCGGGTGGGCGCGTGGAGCCGGACGAGACCGACCACGCCGCCGTGGTCCGCGAGTGCGCGGAGGAACTGGGCGTGACCGTCACCCCCGGTGACCGGATCGGCCCGGACGTCCCCCTGCGCCCCGACCTCCTGCTCCGCGCCTACGCCGCGACCCTGACCTCGGGCACCCCGACCCCCACCGACCACCAGGCGATCCGCTGGCTGACCTCCGCCACCCTCGACTCCGTCGACTGGCTGCCCGCCGACCGCGTCCTCCTCCCCGCCCTCCGCCCCCTCCTCCCCTGA
- a CDS encoding sensor histidine kinase — MSPRRWWPPRRWWLRRTLRFRITVVATGVALLCLLAFTLLAPQLIGFVQVNAVDRELSKAEDARVLDTAGNPLDGGPKPDLTAAEIRALKSGEPVLRIDGPSAHRWVGRVQFAADGTPRLHVAGDTLVGYREANQLGTRWLAVAAVLVAGLVGIATWLAVRSSLRPVERMRVAAAELPRGQRLPVPAARDELQALAEALNALLARRDEATERLRRFTGDAAHELRSPVTSVRAQAEVAVAHPDPDFSIEVLESVVEESVRLSALVDALLILARADTGELPRAEPVDLVLQAQAAVDRLGETELLVQLAAPMSACLISAAGAEVELVLDNLLRNAARYARTFIRISVLPAAREVRLLVDDDGHGIPEEHREKVFDRFYRVESDRGRATGGFGLGLALVAHLVRRRRGTIRAGESPEGGARLEVRWPLYR; from the coding sequence GTGAGCCCGCGCCGGTGGTGGCCGCCGCGCCGCTGGTGGCTGCGGCGCACCCTGCGGTTCCGGATCACCGTCGTGGCGACCGGAGTGGCCCTGCTGTGCCTGCTCGCGTTCACCCTCCTGGCACCCCAGCTGATCGGGTTCGTGCAGGTCAACGCAGTGGACCGGGAGCTGTCCAAGGCGGAGGACGCCCGCGTGCTCGACACCGCCGGCAACCCCCTGGACGGCGGGCCGAAGCCCGACCTGACCGCGGCCGAGATCCGCGCGCTCAAGTCCGGCGAACCCGTGCTGCGGATCGACGGCCCCAGCGCGCACCGGTGGGTCGGCCGGGTCCAGTTCGCCGCGGACGGCACACCCCGGCTGCACGTCGCCGGCGACACGCTCGTCGGCTACCGCGAGGCGAACCAGCTGGGCACCCGGTGGCTCGCGGTGGCCGCCGTGCTGGTCGCGGGCCTCGTCGGGATCGCCACGTGGTTGGCCGTGCGGTCGTCGCTGCGCCCCGTGGAGCGGATGCGGGTGGCCGCGGCGGAGCTGCCGCGCGGGCAACGCCTGCCCGTGCCGGCCGCGCGGGACGAGCTGCAAGCCCTGGCGGAGGCGCTGAACGCCCTGCTGGCCCGACGCGACGAAGCCACCGAACGGCTGCGCCGGTTCACCGGCGACGCCGCGCACGAACTGCGCTCACCCGTGACGTCCGTGCGGGCGCAGGCCGAGGTGGCGGTGGCGCACCCCGACCCGGACTTCTCCATCGAAGTGCTCGAATCGGTGGTCGAGGAATCCGTGCGGCTGTCCGCCCTGGTGGACGCGCTGCTGATCCTGGCGCGCGCCGACACCGGCGAACTGCCGCGCGCCGAACCCGTCGACCTCGTGCTGCAGGCGCAGGCCGCCGTCGACCGGCTGGGGGAGACGGAGCTGCTGGTGCAGCTGGCCGCGCCCATGAGCGCGTGCCTGATCTCCGCCGCGGGCGCCGAGGTCGAGCTGGTGCTGGACAACCTGCTGCGCAACGCCGCCCGGTACGCCCGGACGTTCATCCGGATCTCCGTGCTGCCGGCCGCGCGCGAGGTGCGGCTGCTCGTGGACGACGACGGGCACGGCATCCCCGAAGAGCACCGGGAGAAGGTGTTCGACCGCTTCTACCGGGTCGAGTCGGACCGGGGACGGGCCACCGGCGGGTTCGGGCTGGGCCTCGCGCTCGTCGCGCACCTCGTGCGGCGGCGGCGGGGGACGATCCGGGCGGGCGAGTCGCCGGAGGGCGGCGCCCGGCTGGAGGTGCGCTGGCCGCTCTACCGGTGA
- a CDS encoding response regulator transcription factor encodes MLGDVRPRVLVVDDEIGVRRALERGLSAEGMEVVTAADGPNALRVALTGAFDVVLLDIMLPGLSGYRVLQRMRAEGVRTPVLMVSAKDGEVDQADGLDLGADGYLVKPFSFVVLVAQVRALLRRNSTDLARRRLKLGELVVDRALREVSWAGEPVSLSPREYAVLDVLASRAGSVVTKDELLRTVWGDEQAATRNAVEVYVGYLRRKLDAMGAGEVVRTVRGHGYLASTPDLDAALGSAGTRRR; translated from the coding sequence ATGCTGGGGGACGTGAGACCACGGGTGCTGGTTGTGGACGACGAGATCGGCGTGCGCCGCGCGTTGGAACGCGGGCTGTCCGCGGAGGGCATGGAAGTGGTGACCGCCGCCGACGGCCCCAACGCCCTGCGCGTGGCGTTGACCGGCGCGTTCGACGTGGTGCTGCTGGACATCATGCTGCCCGGCCTGTCGGGCTACCGGGTGTTGCAGCGGATGCGCGCCGAAGGGGTGCGCACGCCCGTGCTGATGGTGTCCGCCAAGGACGGCGAGGTCGACCAGGCCGACGGGCTCGACCTCGGCGCCGACGGCTACCTGGTCAAGCCGTTCTCGTTCGTGGTGCTCGTGGCGCAGGTCCGGGCGTTGCTCCGGCGCAACTCCACCGACCTGGCGCGGCGCCGGCTCAAGCTGGGCGAGCTGGTGGTGGACCGCGCCCTGCGCGAGGTGAGCTGGGCCGGCGAGCCGGTCTCGCTGTCGCCGCGCGAGTACGCCGTGCTCGACGTGCTGGCCAGCCGGGCCGGCTCGGTCGTGACGAAGGACGAGCTGCTGCGCACCGTGTGGGGCGACGAGCAGGCCGCCACCCGCAACGCGGTCGAGGTGTACGTCGGCTACCTGCGGCGCAAGCTCGACGCGATGGGCGCGGGCGAGGTCGTGCGCACCGTGCGCGGCCACGGCTACCTGGCGTCCACGCCCGACCTCGACGCGGCGCTGGGTTCGGCGGGGACCAGGCGCAGGTGA